A stretch of Spirochaetota bacterium DNA encodes these proteins:
- a CDS encoding nucleotidyltransferase domain-containing protein — translation MTTLTETSIDPKIKAALKAAKAKITAHFDVETMILFGSVARGDGDEESDADILVLTRRLLTREERHGITDIVFEINLEMGTNLSTVVVDSESWEHGMYSVLPLRSEIRRDGILI, via the coding sequence ATGACCACCCTTACGGAAACATCGATCGATCCGAAAATCAAGGCGGCCCTGAAAGCCGCCAAGGCGAAGATCACCGCGCACTTCGACGTCGAGACCATGATTCTCTTCGGCTCGGTCGCCCGGGGTGATGGCGACGAAGAATCGGACGCGGATATTCTCGTCCTCACCAGGCGACTTCTTACCCGGGAAGAGCGTCATGGAATTACCGACATCGTGTTCGAAATCAACCTGGAAATGGGTACGAACCTCTCGACCGTGGTAGTGGACAGCGAATCATGGGAACATGGCATGTATTCGGTGCTTCCCCTGCGCAGTGAAATCCGCAGAGACGGCATCCTCATATGA
- a CDS encoding radical SAM/SPASM domain-containing protein translates to MFGYLNGEPNLTHPLDIHTIFIELTNKCNFRCNFCPIDRTNRAPGEMDFTLFKRVIDEIADTRISGRIAFHLLGEPLMAENIYRAIEYVKSRGLEAALCTNGSLLTPDVTRQIINAHPDTLSISLETTDAGEHSSRGSVVKFEDYYAAILDALALMHGNARFPVTLTLMNTSSRKFFDLDGTIGVNVRETRFREKLVSLAGDVRRTLHEEHDAGRVDRLLRKLYLNRSRNLWINDRIKIYIQLIADWGNAFTAKKIHPVRIGCCGYTLNRIGVLQDGRVTLCCVDYDGKTSIGNVNDSPLNEILRSNLAHEIREGYKRNRVVHPHCRVCMGDPSRVKAAIKGLLSIYLFKLRAHPLDAADVRLW, encoded by the coding sequence ATGTTCGGATATTTGAATGGAGAACCCAATTTGACCCACCCCCTCGACATCCACACTATCTTCATCGAGTTGACGAACAAGTGCAACTTCCGGTGCAACTTCTGCCCCATCGACCGGACCAACCGCGCCCCGGGTGAGATGGATTTTACTCTTTTTAAAAGGGTCATAGACGAGATCGCCGATACACGAATTTCCGGGAGGATCGCCTTTCACCTGCTGGGCGAACCGCTCATGGCGGAAAACATATACCGGGCCATCGAGTACGTGAAATCGAGGGGCCTGGAGGCCGCGCTGTGCACGAACGGATCGCTGCTTACCCCGGACGTTACCCGGCAGATAATAAATGCCCATCCCGATACCCTGAGCATCTCCCTTGAAACGACGGACGCCGGGGAGCACTCCTCGCGGGGATCGGTTGTGAAGTTTGAAGACTATTACGCGGCAATCCTGGACGCGCTGGCCCTTATGCACGGGAACGCCCGCTTTCCGGTCACCCTCACCCTCATGAACACCTCCTCCAGGAAGTTCTTCGACCTGGACGGAACCATAGGGGTGAACGTGCGGGAAACGAGGTTCAGGGAGAAGCTGGTCTCACTGGCGGGCGACGTGAGACGGACCCTGCACGAAGAACACGATGCGGGCCGCGTCGACCGGCTTCTGCGGAAATTATATTTGAACAGGTCCAGGAACCTCTGGATCAACGACAGGATTAAGATTTACATCCAGCTCATCGCCGACTGGGGAAACGCGTTTACCGCGAAAAAGATCCATCCCGTCAGGATCGGTTGTTGCGGGTACACGTTGAACCGGATCGGGGTTTTGCAGGACGGCAGGGTGACGCTGTGCTGTGTCGACTATGACGGAAAGACTTCAATCGGGAACGTCAACGATTCCCCCCTGAACGAAATACTGCGATCGAATCTTGCGCACGAGATCAGGGAAGGATACAAAAGGAACAGGGTGGTCCATCCGCACTGCCGCGTGTGCATGGGCGATCCCAGCCGCGTAAAGGCCGCGATAAAGGGGCTGCTCAGCATCTACCTCTTCAAGCTGCGCGCGCACCCCCTGGACGCCGCGGACGTGAGATTGTGGTGA
- a CDS encoding cobalamin-binding domain-containing protein, with protein MKISSYHKQLGDNVFFHKGINASYPFLQQWDRVYISTLFTYNWKITVDTINFYKAIIDDIDRIKVGGILATLKYDDLWEATGVVPIKGLLNRPGMLGDDNEIIVDELIPDYSLFNDTPFKYSLVGDSYLGYSTRGCKNKCKFCGVPEIEPQFQDYINIKEYVNGIKNKYGEKTHLVLMDNNILASKSFNKIIRDIMELGFEKNSKLNNKQRHVDFNQGVDARRIDEKNIHTLAKIAINPLRIAFDSIKLESVYRRGVELAAQNGIQNLSNYILYNYNDSPEELWKRLEINIQLNRKYGLNIYSFPMKYIPLLDTNRKYISSPNWNWQFIRGVQRILNVLKGAVMPREDFFYRAFGESEKEFREILYMPESILMNRGRELQTAEIDWKNKFRKLTQNERDELLSILCGNPSRKGLMNSIASIKNKKLHSILTYYIPKRPEKNDYSALLDLEA; from the coding sequence ATGAAAATTTCTTCTTATCATAAACAACTAGGCGATAATGTTTTTTTCCATAAGGGAATTAATGCTTCTTATCCCTTTTTGCAACAGTGGGATAGAGTTTACATCTCAACACTTTTCACCTATAATTGGAAAATTACTGTCGATACGATTAATTTTTACAAAGCTATCATTGATGACATTGATAGGATTAAAGTTGGGGGGATATTAGCTACTTTAAAATATGATGATTTATGGGAAGCTACTGGCGTTGTACCAATTAAGGGGCTTCTTAATAGGCCGGGCATGCTGGGAGATGATAATGAAATTATAGTTGATGAACTAATCCCAGACTATTCGCTATTCAATGACACGCCATTTAAATATTCACTAGTAGGCGATAGTTACCTGGGTTATAGCACGCGCGGCTGTAAAAATAAGTGCAAATTTTGTGGAGTACCTGAAATCGAGCCACAATTTCAAGACTATATAAACATAAAAGAATACGTGAATGGCATAAAAAACAAGTATGGTGAAAAAACGCATCTTGTATTGATGGATAACAATATCCTTGCATCAAAGTCATTTAATAAAATAATTAGAGATATTATGGAACTTGGATTTGAGAAAAATTCTAAGCTCAATAATAAACAGAGGCATGTCGATTTTAACCAAGGTGTAGATGCCAGAAGAATTGATGAAAAAAACATACATACGTTAGCAAAGATAGCTATAAATCCCCTTAGAATTGCATTTGATTCGATAAAGCTTGAAAGTGTTTATCGGAGAGGTGTAGAACTTGCTGCACAAAACGGAATTCAGAACCTTTCTAATTATATTCTATATAATTATAACGATAGTCCAGAGGAATTGTGGAAACGTCTTGAGATAAATATACAGCTTAATCGTAAATACGGTTTAAATATTTATTCATTTCCTATGAAATATATTCCGCTGTTGGATACTAATAGAAAATATATTAGCAGCCCAAATTGGAATTGGCAGTTCATTAGAGGAGTTCAAAGAATTCTTAATGTATTAAAAGGTGCAGTGATGCCTAGAGAAGATTTCTTTTATCGTGCATTTGGTGAAAGCGAAAAAGAATTTCGAGAAATACTTTACATGCCTGAATCAATATTAATGAATCGCGGTAGGGAACTACAAACGGCAGAGATCGATTGGAAGAATAAGTTTAGAAAACTAACACAGAACGAAAGGGATGAATTGCTTTCCATCTTATGTGGCAACCCATCGAGAAAAGGTTTGATGAATTCAATTGCGTCTATAAAAAATAAAAAATTACATTCGATCCTTACATATTATATCCCCAAAAGACCTGAAAAGAACGATTACAGTGCATTATTAGATTTAGAGGCTTAG